A stretch of the Planctomycetota bacterium genome encodes the following:
- a CDS encoding DUF2007 domain-containing protein has product MSTDQSDPEHPEPVALADFRTEIQASFAVNTLREAGIRCEMVGGASAGFRAESPGYVRLLVAAADAERARLLIADMVGDDAGSADEGDEG; this is encoded by the coding sequence ATGAGCACCGATCAATCCGATCCGGAACACCCCGAGCCGGTCGCATTAGCCGACTTTCGCACCGAGATCCAGGCTAGCTTCGCCGTAAACACGCTCCGCGAGGCGGGCATCCGCTGCGAGATGGTCGGCGGCGCGAGCGCGGGATTTCGGGCGGAGTCGCCCGGGTATGTCCGCCTGCTGGTGGCGGCGGCGGACGCCGAGCGCGCCCGGCTGCTCATCGCGGACATGGTCGGCGACGACGCGGGCAGCGCAGACGAGGGAGACGAAGGATGA